A genomic region of Ictidomys tridecemlineatus isolate mIctTri1 chromosome 10, mIctTri1.hap1, whole genome shotgun sequence contains the following coding sequences:
- the LOC144367635 gene encoding uncharacterized protein LOC144367635 produces the protein MPSDTHQTTLPSGGPTTFSGSTGSALHTVTTRSSQSTLLTEGSTPLPGSSGSALTALAPDTSQVTDLASGSTALPGSPDAAHTRVPSQSSQTAVQTEASTTLPSSSNSAHMTVTSDSPQTTRVLGGSTFFPSSPGSERTTVASDSSQPTVRPDMSTARPSSSGPAHTAVPTESSPVTVQSGGSTALLSSSGSAHTRAPPDSSPATLPDERSTTFLSSPKSAQATVPTDNSQTTALTREATTLPSSSGVGQTTALTDISHTAVPAEGGTTAQGSPGVVSTLMPSGSSQPTLYTETSTASPTSPGPAPTMLPSDSSQTLRAGASTTLISSSGSALTAVSPASSPTTLHTGGSSTFLSSPGSAHPTLPSDSTPTPELGAGSTGFLSSPGSAHPVVSTESSQTTVISEGWTMLGSSPSSAHTPAPPYSFQTSATSEASTTLPNSRVSASENSQSTVPKDTSPGFPSSPASAHTTEPADTAPATVLTEGSTAFQPSLGSAHTTQLAVSSQITPGPEGSTTLSSSSGSARTAMLSDSPQTTLVSEGSTPFLSSPGSRPTMVSPDTSQTSVLKDASTTLPSSSYSAHVTPTSHSSQSTALSEGPSVFPHSPGSEPTRVTSPSSQTSIPTRESTRFPSSPASAHTAEPAGSSRTTVQTEGQTSLQTTSEASHSTAPADASPVTVLPEGSTASQKSPGSAHSRPPLDVSQTSVSVEVSTALPSIPGSDHTTVPSYTSQTKVSTERWTAFPSSSGSGYTTAPPRSSGTTVLHATSWSSFSMSSFSAVSNASVPTSSPGFSSHSTSSPAPVFPTNSTAGPAFTSNHTTSMTTSSSSLPPGNDLSDL, from the exons ATGCCCTCAGACACCCACCAAACCACACTGCCCTCTGGGGGGCCAACAACCTTCTCAGGCAGCACTGGATCAGCCCTCCACACAGTGACCACCAGGAGCTCCCAATCCACCCTCCTGACTGAAGGGTCCACACCCTTGCCAGGCAGCTCAGGTTCAGCACTTACAGCACTGGCACCGGACACCTCCCAAGTCACAGACCTGGCAAGTGGTTCCACAGCTCTCCCAGGTAGCCCAGATGCAGCCCACACCAGAGTGCCATCTCAGAGCTCCCAAACTGCAGTCCAAACAGAGGCGTCAACAACCCTGCCAAGCAGCTCCAATTCAGCACACATGACAGTCACTTCTGACAGCCCCCAAACCACACGGGTGCTGGGAGGCTCTACTTTCTTTCCAAGCAGCCCAGGATCAGAGCGCACCACAGTGGCCTCAGACAGCTCCCAGCCCACAGTCCGGCCTGACATGTCTACAGCCAGGCCAAGCAGCTCAGGCCCAGCACACACTGCAGTGCCCACAGAGAGCTCTCCAGTGACAGTGCAGTCTGGAGGGTCCACGGCCTTGCTAAGCAGCTCTGGATCAGCACACACCAGGGCGCCACCAGACAGCTCCCCAGCCACACTCCCAGATGAAAGGTCAACCACTTTCCTAAGCAGCCCCAAGTCAGCACAAGCTACGGTGCCAACTGATAACTCTCAAACCACAGCTCTGACCCGGGAAGCCACCACCCTGCCAAGCAGCTCAGGTGTGGGCCAAACCACAGCGCTCACGGATATCTCCCACACCGCAGTCCCTGCTGAAGGGGGGACAACCGCCCAGGGCAGCCCAGGTGTGGTGAGCACATTGATGCCATCGGGCAGCTCCCAGCCCACTCTCTACACTGAAACATCGACAGCTTCCCCAACAAGCCCTGGGCCAGCCCCCACTATGCTGCCATCAGACAGCTCCCAGACTCTGAGGGCTGGAGCATCCACCACCTTAATAAGCAGCTCAGGCTCAGCCCTCACAGCAGTGTCACCTGCCAGCTCCCCAACTACTCTCCACACAGGAGGATCCTCAACCTTCCTGAGCAGCCCTGGATCAGCCCATCCCACACTGCCATCAGACAGCACCCCAACCCCAGAGCTGGGGGCAGGATCCACAGGCTTCCTAAGCAGCCCGGGTTCAGCACACCCAGTGGTGTCAACAGAGAGCTCTCAAACCACTGTGATATCTGAAGGATGGACAATGTTGGGAAGTAGCCCAAGTTCAGCACACACTCCAGCACCACCCTATAGCTTCCAAACTTCAGCCACGTCTGAAGCATCAACAACCCTGCCAAACAGCCGAGTTTCAGCATCTGAAAACTCCCAAAGCACAGTTCCAAAGGACACATCTCCAGGATTCCCCAGCAGCCCTGCTTCAGCTCACACAACAGAGCCAGCAGACACTGCCCCAGCCACTGTCCTAACTGAAGGATCCACGGCCTTCCAGCCCAGCCTTGGTTCAGCCCACACGACCCAGCTAGCTGTCAGCTCCCAGATCACACCTGGGCCTGAAGGATCTACCACCTTGTCAAGCAGCTCAGGGTCAGCACGCACAGCAATGCTGTCTGACAGCCCCCAAACTACGTTGGTGTCTGAAGGATCTACACCTTTCCTAAGCAGCCCAGGTTCAAGACCCACAATGGTGTCACCTGACACCTCCCAAACCTCAGTCCTGAAAGATGCATCTACCACCTTGCCAAGCAGCTCCTATTCAGCACACGTGACACCTACATCTCACAGCTCCCAAAGCACTGCCCTTTCTGAGGGACCTAGTGTGTTCCCACACAGCCCAGGGTCAGAACCCACAAGAGTGACATCCCCCAGCTCACAAACCTCTATTCCAACCAGAGAATCTACCAGGTTTCCAAGCAGCCCTGCTTCAGCACACACGGCAGAGCCAGCAGGCAGCTCTCGGACCACAGTCCAGACTGAAGGACAGACCAGCCTCCAGACCACCTCTGAAGCATCTCACTCGACAGCACCAGCAGACGCCTCCCCAGTCACAGTCCTTCCAGAAGGATCCACAGCCTCCCAGAAAAGCCCTGGTTCAGCCCACTCTAGACCACCCTTGGATGTCTCCCAAACCTCCGTGTCAGTTGAAGTATCTACAGCCTTGCCGAGCATCCCAGGTTCTGACCACACCACGGTGCCATCTTATACGTCCCAAACCAAGGTCTCGACTGAAAGATGGACAGCCTTCCCCAGCAGCTCAGGTTCAGGATACACGACGGCACCACCTCGCAGCTCTGGAACCACGGTCCTCCATGCCACCTCTTGGAGTTCTTTCTCGATGTCCTCCTTCTCAGCAGTCTCTAATGCTTCTGTTCCTACAAGTTCTCCTGGTTTTTCTTCTCACTCTacttcatccccagcccccgtGTTCCCAACCAATTCCACCGCTGGTCCTGCATTCACCAGCAACCACACCACTTCCATGACCACCAGCTCTTCCTCTTTGCCACCAG GTAATGACCTCTCAGACCTATAG
- the LOC144367634 gene encoding uncharacterized protein LOC144367634, with amino-acid sequence MPSSPGSAPPSVPPDTYQTTIPSGGSTTFSGSTGSALQTVTTRSSQSTLLLEGSTPLPGSSGSAPTALSPDSSQSTVLASGATFPGTALTTVPPQSSQTSAPAEGSTALPSSSYLAHTTIPSERSQSTLLSEGSTTFSSSQGSAPTRVSPDSSPTTVSTGGSSTFLSSPGSAHTTLPSDSTPTPELGAGSTGFPSTPGSAHPAVSTDSSQPTAVAGASTTFPGSPHSDPTTAPLYGSQSTVQPEGSTTLPSSPVSAHVTDASQNTVPKDTSPGFPSSPASAHTTEAADTAPATVLTEGSTAFQPSLGSAHTTQLADSFQTTPGPEGSTSLPSSPGSERNTGAPDSSHTTAPPDAATTMPSSSGVAHTTLPTGTSQATVEGLTGTTGIPATDSTASSPESPHSTALTGASTASPIGPVSALTTLLSGSSQPTGTVKASTASPSSSGRILNLPEQPWISPYYTAIRQHPNSRAGGRIHGLPKQPRFSTPSDVDRELPNHCDI; translated from the exons ATGCCAAGCAGCCCAGGGTCAGCACCTCCATCAGTGCCCCCAGACACCTACCAAACCACGATCCCCTCTGGGGGGTCAACAACCTTCTCAGGCAGCACTGGATCAGCCCTCCAAACAGTGACCACCAGGAGCTCCCAATCCACTCTCCTACTTGAAGGGTCCACACCCTTGCCAGGCAGCTCAGGTTCAGCACCCACAGCACTGTCACCTGACAGCTCCCAGTCCACAGTCCTGGCAAGTGGTGCTACTTTCCCAGGCACAGCCCTCACAACGGTGCCACCTCAGAGCTCCCAAACCTCAGCCCCGGCAGAAGGATCTACAGCCTTGCCAAGTAGCTCCTATTTAGCACACACGACCATCCCATCTGAGAGATCCCAAAGCACCCTCCTCTCTGAAGGGTCAACCACATTCTCAAGCAGCCAAGGTTCAGCACCCACAAGAGTGTCACCTGACAGCTCCCCAACTACTGTCTCCACTGGAGGATCCTCAACCTTCCTGAGCAGCCCTGGATCAGCGCATACCACACTGCCATCAGACAGCACCCCAACTCCAGAGCTGGGGGCAGGATCCACGGGCTTCCCAAGCACCCCAGGTTCAGCACACCCAGCGGTATCAACAGACAGCTCCCAACCCACAGCCGTGGCTGGGGCATCCACAACATTCCCAGGAAGCCCACATTCAGATCCCACCACAGCACCACTCTATGGCTCTCAGTCTACTGTCCAGCCTGAAGGATCAACAACCTTGCCAAGCAGTCCAGTTTCAGCACATGTAACAGATGCATCACAAAACACAGTTCCAAAGGACACATCTCCAGGATTCCCCAGCAGCCCTGCTTCAGCTCACACAACAGAGGCAGCAGACACTGCCCCAGCCACTGTCCTAACTGAAGGATCCACGGCCTTCCAGCCCAGCCTTGGTTCAGCCCACACGACCCAGCTAGCTGACAGCTTCCAGACCACACCTGGGCCTGAAGGATCTACCTCCTTGCCAAGCAGCCCAGGGTCAGAACGCAACACAGGGGCACCTGACAGCAGTCACACCACAGCCCCACCTGATGCAGCTACAACCATGCCAAGCAGCTCAGGGGTGGCACACACCACACTGCCCACTGGTACTTCCCAAGCCACAGTTGAAGGGTTAACTGGCACCACGGGAATCCCAGCTACAGATAGCACAGCCTCGTCCCCTGAGAGTCCCCACTCCACTGCCTTAACTGGAGCATCCACGGCCTCCCCCATTGGCCCTGTGTCTGCCCTCACTACACTGCTATCTGGGAGCTCCCAACCCACGGGGACAGTTAAGGCATCTACAGCCTCACCAAGCAGCTCAGG GAGGATTCTCAACCTTCCTGAGCAGCCCTGGATCAGCCCATACTACACTGCCATCAGACAGCACCCCAACTCCAGAGCTGGGGGCAGGATCCACGGGCTTCCCAAGCAGCCCAGGTTCAGCACACCCAGTGATGTCGACAGAGAGCTCCCAAACCACTGTGATATCTGA